One Kaistella polysaccharea DNA segment encodes these proteins:
- a CDS encoding ATP-dependent DNA ligase, whose protein sequence is MKDFANLINALDSTNKTTAKVEAMVSYLQIADANDKLWFLALFTGKRPKRPVNTNLLKQWALEITQLPEWLFIESYSSVGDLGETLSLILPNAENEIEKSLTQWMTELVALKDQTEEEKKKYVLESWNGLNHVERFIFNKLIGGSFRIGVSKKLLINALSKFSAVDGNILMHSIMGKWKMEEENFDDLIQGTNINPDASKPYPFCLAYPLEKETQDLGDRNNWQAEFKWDGIRGQFIKRNDEIFIWSRGEELVTEQFPEIVAALKEVEGNFAIDGEILVVKEDKVLNFNELQKRLNRKTIPKKMLEELPVHIYVYDILELEFEDLRERPLSARRLLLESLIQNSPVDRIRISEIVNADSWEGLAEIRENSRDNNSEGLMLKENNSHYHAGRKKGDWWKWKVSPLTIDAVLIYAQKGSGRRSSYYTDYTFAVKNEDKLVTIAKAYSGLTDKEIMEVSKFVNKNAIEKFGPVRTVKPELVFEIAFEGIGFSSRHKSGIALRFPRIVRWRRDKTVDEIDELEEIKKLIT, encoded by the coding sequence ATGAAAGATTTCGCAAACCTTATCAATGCGCTCGACAGCACCAATAAAACTACGGCAAAGGTCGAAGCCATGGTTTCTTACCTTCAGATTGCCGATGCTAATGACAAGTTGTGGTTTCTTGCTTTATTTACAGGAAAAAGACCGAAAAGACCTGTAAATACCAATCTTTTAAAACAATGGGCTCTAGAAATTACGCAGCTTCCCGAATGGTTATTTATTGAATCTTATTCATCTGTTGGCGATTTGGGCGAAACATTATCATTGATTCTTCCCAATGCCGAAAATGAAATCGAAAAATCATTAACTCAATGGATGACTGAATTGGTTGCGCTAAAAGATCAGACCGAAGAAGAGAAAAAGAAATATGTTTTAGAATCCTGGAACGGTTTGAACCATGTTGAACGGTTTATATTCAATAAGCTAATTGGCGGAAGTTTTCGGATCGGAGTATCGAAAAAGTTGCTGATTAACGCACTTTCAAAATTTTCGGCAGTTGATGGTAATATTCTGATGCATTCCATTATGGGAAAATGGAAAATGGAGGAAGAAAATTTCGATGATCTTATTCAGGGAACGAACATTAATCCTGATGCTTCCAAACCTTACCCTTTTTGCTTGGCTTATCCTTTGGAAAAAGAAACTCAAGATTTGGGCGATAGAAATAATTGGCAGGCAGAATTTAAGTGGGATGGCATTCGCGGACAATTTATCAAACGAAATGACGAAATTTTCATCTGGTCGCGCGGGGAAGAACTCGTTACGGAACAATTCCCAGAGATTGTCGCTGCTCTTAAAGAGGTAGAAGGCAACTTCGCCATTGATGGAGAAATCTTAGTGGTAAAAGAAGATAAAGTTCTCAATTTTAATGAATTACAGAAGCGCCTAAACCGCAAGACGATTCCGAAGAAAATGTTGGAAGAGCTACCAGTTCATATTTATGTTTATGATATTTTGGAACTTGAGTTTGAAGATTTGCGGGAAAGACCACTCTCCGCAAGACGTTTGCTTTTAGAAAGTTTGATTCAAAATTCACCGGTCGATCGCATCCGAATTTCAGAAATTGTTAATGCAGATTCCTGGGAGGGTTTGGCAGAAATCCGGGAAAATTCCCGTGACAATAATTCCGAGGGTTTGATGTTGAAAGAAAATAATTCGCACTATCATGCCGGTAGGAAAAAAGGCGACTGGTGGAAATGGAAAGTGAGTCCTTTGACCATCGATGCGGTTTTGATTTACGCGCAAAAAGGCTCTGGACGACGAAGCAGTTATTACACTGATTATACATTCGCAGTTAAGAACGAAGATAAGTTGGTAACGATTGCTAAAGCTTATTCGGGACTGACGGATAAAGAAATTATGGAAGTCAGTAAATTCGTGAATAAAAATGCGATTGAAAAATTCGGGCCTGTACGTACTGTAAAACCAGAATTAGTTTTTGAAATTGCCTTTGAAGGAATAGGATTTAGTAGCCGTCATAAGAGTGGAATTGCTTTACGATTTCCAAGAATTGTTCGTTGGCGTCGCGATAAAACCGTAGATGAAATTGATGAACTTGAAGAAATTAAA
- a CDS encoding ligase-associated DNA damage response exonuclease has protein sequence MKSKTFIKLTDKGIYCVPGKFYIDPWKPVDLAVISHGHGDHARWGMKKYLCHHFTKPILLHRIGEDIEVQTVGYGEEIMINGVKVSMYPAGHIIGSAQIKMEYKGYIIVFSGDYKTDDDGLSTPFELVKCHEFITESTFGLPIYNWLKPQEYSELMKTWVQQNRENGKTSVFIGYSLGKAQRIMKSIEGSGKIFVHRSIGKLNEGMESVGIDLPEYETLDFLESVKHADGEIVILPPALFDSNIIKKIPNRATAICSGWMQVRGSRRWRSADAGFAISDHADWNGLINTVKATEAEKVYVTHGQTAVFSKYLNEIGINAVELKTIFGDEETTEKELIEN, from the coding sequence ATGAAATCAAAAACCTTCATCAAATTAACCGACAAAGGAATCTATTGTGTTCCCGGGAAATTTTATATTGATCCCTGGAAACCCGTAGATTTGGCTGTAATTTCACACGGACATGGTGATCATGCACGGTGGGGAATGAAAAAATACCTGTGTCACCATTTTACCAAACCTATTCTTCTGCATCGTATCGGCGAAGATATTGAAGTCCAGACCGTGGGTTATGGGGAAGAAATAATGATTAACGGTGTTAAAGTCTCCATGTATCCCGCTGGACATATTATAGGTTCTGCCCAAATAAAAATGGAGTACAAAGGGTATATTATTGTGTTCTCCGGCGATTACAAAACAGATGACGATGGATTATCAACTCCTTTTGAACTCGTTAAATGCCATGAATTTATTACCGAAAGTACTTTCGGACTTCCCATTTACAATTGGCTGAAACCGCAGGAATATTCTGAATTAATGAAAACGTGGGTGCAGCAGAATCGAGAGAATGGAAAAACTTCTGTTTTCATTGGTTATTCCTTAGGAAAAGCCCAGCGGATCATGAAGTCAATTGAAGGAAGTGGAAAAATATTTGTTCATCGTTCCATTGGGAAACTCAATGAAGGAATGGAATCTGTCGGTATCGATCTGCCGGAATACGAAACTTTAGATTTTCTGGAAAGTGTGAAACATGCAGATGGTGAGATTGTAATTTTACCGCCGGCTTTATTTGATTCCAACATTATTAAAAAAATACCAAATCGTGCGACTGCCATTTGTTCTGGCTGGATGCAGGTTAGAGGTTCTCGTAGGTGGCGCTCAGCTGACGCCGGTTTTGCAATTTCTGATCATGCAGACTGGAATGGTTTAATCAATACCGTGAAAGCTACCGAAGCTGAAAAAGTGTATGTAACACACGGACAAACAGCTGTTTTCTCCAAATATTTAAATGAGATTGGAATTAATGCGGTAGAATTAAAAACCATTTTCGGCGACGAGGAAACGACCGAAAAAGAATTGATAGAAAACTAG
- a CDS encoding head GIN domain-containing protein, with the protein MKKVAVGLMLGLFQLSFAQFSRNVGEFNSLKVYDKITVVLIPSSESKVESTSGDADVETVNKNGELKIRMAPTRLLQGDQVSVKVYYQNLNDIQASQGSTVSSPETTEAKMLTLTSNEGSKIILDINTGKLNVKTNSGGEIKVTGNADYQDIVVNSGGKFNGQTLESQSATVTANAGGIADVFATEAVNATTRAGGIIDVYGDPEDRKFKNVIGGKITFK; encoded by the coding sequence ATGAAAAAAGTTGCGGTAGGTTTAATGTTGGGATTGTTCCAGCTTTCTTTTGCTCAATTCAGTAGAAATGTGGGTGAATTTAATTCTTTGAAAGTGTATGATAAAATCACGGTGGTTCTTATTCCATCTTCGGAAAGCAAAGTGGAAAGTACAAGCGGTGACGCAGATGTGGAAACCGTAAATAAAAACGGGGAGTTGAAAATCAGAATGGCACCAACTCGCCTTTTGCAGGGAGATCAAGTTTCGGTAAAGGTTTATTATCAGAATTTGAATGATATTCAGGCAAGTCAAGGTTCCACAGTAAGTTCTCCTGAAACAACTGAAGCGAAAATGCTGACTTTAACTTCCAATGAAGGTTCAAAGATTATTTTGGATATTAACACGGGAAAATTGAACGTAAAAACAAATTCTGGTGGAGAAATTAAAGTTACGGGAAATGCGGATTATCAGGATATCGTGGTGAATTCGGGTGGAAAATTTAACGGCCAAACTTTAGAATCGCAAAGTGCTACTGTTACGGCAAATGCCGGCGGTATCGCTGATGTTTTTGCAACTGAGGCTGTAAACGCAACAACGCGCGCCGGCGGGATCATAGATGTATATGGTGATCCTGAAGATCGAAAATTTAAAAATGTGATTGGCGGTAAAATCACTTTCAAATAA
- a CDS encoding M13 family metallopeptidase translates to MKNLNIGILAFAGIIALNSCASKVVPAEPSVNTEMVKEVPEQGLDLSTIDKSVRPQDDFYNFVNGSWMKTAKIPADKSTWGSFNKLAEDTDNNSMTILNSLLKDDFAAGSEGKKIQDLYGTYMDMDKRNADGISPIKSDLAKIDAIKTVADLQNYLIGATKDGENPFYSWGVFSDLKNSTMNAVYLGEGSLGLGRDYYQKVNPKNTETLAEYTKYVSTMLNVLGYKNPAVTAENIVNFEKSMAQTYLTNEQIRDATLQYNPRTMPELAKLVKNVNLPKYLSAVGVNTDKAIIGELKYYQNLDKFLNAKNLPLIKDYMKFHLLSGSASYLSENLDNMKFNFYGKYLRGQDEQRAQNKRGFELINGSLGEAFGKLYVEKYFPAEAKTQMVELIGYLKKSFASHISNLTWMSSVTKEKALNKLNKFTVKVAYPDTWKDYSKLTVNSKESGGSLYKNLQNISSWQYDRNLEKVGKPVDRTEWGMTPQTVNAYYNPVNNEIVFPAAILQPPFFNPNADAAINFGGIGAVIGHEITHGFDDSGSQFDADGNLVDWWTPADKANFQKATKALAAQYDKFEPVKGTFVNGTFTNGENIADLGGVNISYDALQMYLKDHGNPGLISGYTQEQRFFMSWATVWRTLQKEAALINQIKTNEHSPGLYRAFGPLVNTDAFYKAFDVKPGDKLYKKPEDRVKIW, encoded by the coding sequence ATGAAAAATTTAAATATTGGTATTCTGGCGTTTGCCGGAATAATCGCCTTAAATTCCTGCGCCTCGAAGGTGGTGCCGGCTGAACCTTCTGTGAATACAGAAATGGTGAAAGAAGTTCCCGAACAGGGATTAGATCTATCAACCATCGATAAGTCGGTAAGGCCGCAAGATGATTTCTATAACTTCGTGAATGGAAGTTGGATGAAAACCGCGAAAATCCCAGCTGATAAATCGACATGGGGAAGTTTTAACAAACTTGCTGAAGATACAGACAACAATTCGATGACGATTCTTAATTCCCTGCTGAAAGATGATTTTGCAGCGGGCAGTGAAGGCAAGAAAATTCAGGATTTATACGGTACGTACATGGATATGGACAAAAGAAATGCGGATGGTATTTCTCCGATCAAGTCTGACTTGGCTAAAATCGACGCCATTAAAACAGTCGCAGATTTACAAAATTATTTAATTGGAGCCACGAAAGATGGTGAAAATCCTTTCTACTCCTGGGGTGTTTTTTCAGATTTAAAAAACTCTACCATGAATGCGGTTTATCTGGGTGAAGGTAGTTTGGGTTTGGGAAGAGATTATTACCAGAAAGTAAATCCTAAAAACACGGAAACTTTGGCAGAGTATACGAAATATGTATCCACAATGTTGAATGTTTTAGGATATAAAAATCCTGCAGTTACCGCAGAAAATATTGTGAATTTCGAAAAAAGTATGGCGCAGACTTACTTAACCAATGAGCAAATTCGGGACGCAACTTTACAATATAACCCACGCACAATGCCCGAACTTGCAAAGCTGGTTAAAAACGTCAACTTGCCGAAATACCTGAGCGCAGTTGGTGTAAATACAGACAAAGCAATAATTGGAGAACTAAAATATTACCAGAATCTAGATAAATTTTTAAACGCAAAAAATCTTCCGTTAATTAAGGATTATATGAAGTTCCATTTGCTTTCTGGCAGTGCCAGTTATCTTTCTGAAAATTTGGATAATATGAAATTTAATTTCTACGGTAAATATTTACGGGGTCAAGATGAGCAACGGGCGCAAAATAAAAGAGGATTTGAACTTATCAACGGTTCTTTGGGAGAAGCTTTTGGGAAGTTGTATGTAGAGAAATATTTTCCTGCAGAAGCAAAAACTCAAATGGTAGAACTTATTGGATATCTGAAAAAAAGCTTCGCTTCGCACATCAGCAATTTAACCTGGATGTCCTCAGTAACAAAGGAAAAAGCATTAAATAAGCTCAATAAATTCACCGTAAAAGTAGCTTATCCAGATACGTGGAAAGATTATTCAAAGCTGACTGTTAATTCAAAAGAAAGCGGAGGATCATTGTATAAAAATCTACAAAACATTTCCTCTTGGCAATATGACAGAAATTTAGAAAAAGTGGGAAAACCTGTGGACCGCACCGAATGGGGAATGACGCCACAAACTGTAAACGCATATTACAACCCGGTAAACAACGAAATCGTTTTCCCGGCTGCAATTTTACAACCGCCTTTCTTTAATCCAAATGCAGATGCTGCCATCAATTTTGGTGGAATTGGAGCCGTAATTGGACACGAAATCACGCACGGTTTTGATGATTCAGGTTCGCAGTTTGATGCAGACGGAAATTTGGTTGATTGGTGGACGCCAGCTGATAAAGCAAACTTCCAAAAAGCTACGAAAGCACTTGCGGCTCAATACGATAAATTCGAGCCCGTAAAAGGTACTTTCGTTAACGGAACATTTACAAACGGAGAAAATATTGCCGATTTAGGAGGTGTAAATATTTCTTACGATGCGCTGCAAATGTATCTGAAAGATCATGGGAATCCAGGATTGATCAGCGGTTATACCCAAGAACAAAGATTCTTTATGAGTTGGGCAACCGTTTGGAGAACGCTTCAAAAAGAAGCTGCGCTCATCAATCAAATTAAAACGAATGAACATTCGCCAGGATTATACCGCGCGTTTGGACCTTTGGTAAACACCGATGCTTTCTACAAAGCTTTCGATGTGAAGCCTGGTGATAAACTTTACAAAAAGCCGGAAGATCGTGTGAAAATCTGGTAA
- a CDS encoding M13 family metallopeptidase, whose amino-acid sequence MKKITITVLAFSGIVFLNSCATTKTVAPETEQAPVENKVVAEEGLNLSYMDTTVRPQDDFFNYVNGNWMKTAEIPSDKSSWGSFNALREDVDNASLEILNKILTDDFAAGSEGQKIQNLYGTYMDWDKRNADGLSPIKNDLQKIDNIKTIGDLQNYLTQATKTGDNPFYAWRVGADMKNSVMNAVYLGGASLGLGRDYYQKENEANTKTLGEYKNYLTQIFEAIGSKNADQSAQRVVNFEKKLAQDLLTNEQNRDANLRYNPKTIPELSKLVSNINLPKYLSDAGVNTDKVIVSELKYYKNMDSWMNSKNLPLIKEYMKARMVSSNAGNLNKELDDLNFNFYSKYLQGQQEQRPMNKRGLGVINGVLGEAFGKLYVEKYFPAEAKTQMETYISYLKKSFEQHIAENDWMSPETKVKAQEKLSKFAVKIAYPDTWKDYTKLQLTGPAQGGTYYKNLQNITEWQYAKNLDKVGKPVDKTEWGMSPQTVNAYYSGSNNEIVFPAAILQPPFFNFKADPAVNFGGIGAVIGHEISHGFDDSGSRFDGDGNLNNWWTEADRTNFDAKVGQLANQYNEYEPVKGSFINGKFTSGENIGDLGGVAVAYTALQMYLKDHGNPGLISGLTQDQRFFMSWATVWRTKSTEQYMVNQVKTDPHSPGYFRAFAPLVNQDSFYKAFDVKPGDKLYRAPEERIKIW is encoded by the coding sequence ATGAAAAAAATTACAATTACTGTACTCGCATTTTCGGGAATCGTATTCCTAAATTCGTGTGCTACCACGAAAACCGTCGCTCCGGAAACCGAGCAGGCTCCGGTAGAAAATAAAGTAGTGGCAGAAGAAGGTTTAAATCTTTCTTATATGGATACCACCGTTCGTCCACAAGATGACTTCTTTAATTATGTGAATGGAAACTGGATGAAGACAGCTGAAATTCCGTCCGACAAATCAAGTTGGGGAAGTTTCAACGCTTTGAGAGAAGACGTGGATAATGCGTCTTTGGAAATTCTTAATAAAATCCTTACCGATGATTTCGCTGCAGGTTCTGAAGGACAGAAGATCCAGAATCTTTACGGCACTTACATGGATTGGGATAAAAGAAACGCCGATGGACTAAGTCCCATTAAAAATGATCTACAAAAAATTGATAATATTAAAACAATTGGCGATTTACAAAACTATCTAACACAAGCGACCAAAACGGGCGATAACCCTTTCTACGCTTGGCGTGTAGGTGCTGATATGAAAAATTCGGTGATGAATGCGGTGTATTTGGGTGGCGCTTCATTAGGTTTGGGCCGCGATTATTATCAGAAAGAAAATGAGGCTAACACTAAAACTTTAGGTGAATATAAAAATTACTTGACGCAAATTTTTGAAGCCATTGGTTCTAAAAATGCAGATCAGTCTGCACAGCGTGTTGTAAATTTCGAAAAGAAACTCGCGCAGGATTTATTGACGAATGAACAAAATCGTGATGCAAACCTACGGTACAATCCGAAAACGATCCCGGAACTTTCAAAATTGGTTTCCAATATCAATCTACCGAAATACTTAAGTGATGCCGGCGTAAATACCGACAAAGTAATCGTCAGCGAGTTGAAGTATTATAAAAATATGGATTCTTGGATGAATTCTAAAAATCTTCCGCTGATCAAAGAATATATGAAAGCCCGAATGGTTTCGTCGAATGCGGGAAATCTAAATAAGGAGTTGGATGATTTAAACTTTAATTTCTACTCAAAATATCTTCAGGGTCAGCAAGAACAAAGACCGATGAACAAAAGAGGTTTGGGAGTTATTAATGGTGTTTTAGGAGAAGCTTTCGGAAAATTGTATGTAGAGAAATATTTCCCGGCAGAAGCAAAAACACAGATGGAGACGTACATCAGTTATCTTAAAAAATCCTTCGAGCAACATATCGCTGAGAATGATTGGATGTCTCCAGAAACAAAAGTGAAAGCCCAGGAAAAACTTTCTAAATTTGCGGTCAAAATTGCTTATCCGGATACTTGGAAAGACTATACGAAATTACAACTTACAGGTCCAGCACAAGGTGGAACCTATTATAAAAACCTACAAAACATCACCGAATGGCAATATGCCAAGAATTTAGATAAAGTAGGAAAACCTGTAGATAAAACAGAATGGGGAATGTCGCCCCAAACGGTAAATGCTTATTACAGCGGTTCTAACAATGAAATCGTTTTCCCGGCAGCAATTTTGCAACCGCCATTCTTTAATTTTAAAGCAGATCCTGCCGTAAATTTCGGAGGAATCGGTGCTGTAATTGGTCACGAAATTTCTCATGGTTTTGATGATTCAGGATCCAGATTTGATGGTGACGGAAATTTAAATAATTGGTGGACTGAAGCTGACCGCACAAACTTTGATGCAAAAGTGGGACAATTAGCCAACCAATATAATGAATACGAACCGGTGAAAGGGAGTTTCATCAACGGTAAGTTCACAAGTGGGGAAAATATCGGTGATTTAGGTGGAGTAGCAGTTGCGTATACCGCATTGCAAATGTATTTGAAAGACCATGGTAACCCGGGTTTAATCAGCGGTCTTACTCAGGATCAACGATTCTTTATGAGCTGGGCAACTGTTTGGAGAACGAAATCTACCGAGCAGTATATGGTGAATCAGGTAAAAACCGATCCACACTCTCCGGGTTATTTCCGCGCGTTTGCTCCTTTAGTGAATCAAGATTCATTCTACAAGGCATTCGACGTGAAACCGGGTGACAAATTGTATAGAGCTCCGGAAGAAAGAATAAAAATTTGGTAA
- a CDS encoding alpha/beta hydrolase family protein, with protein sequence MELHINRNIIIKNSETRDFLADAYYRETEEKLPLVIFAHGYKGYKDWGAWDLMARKFAEAGFFFVKFNFSHNGTTLDQPEEFADLEAFGNNNFTKEMSDYHQVISHFENDPKIDNDKIVIIGHSRGGGISVIEAYEDARVKALIILAGVSHFGYRFPSGERLEEWENEGVMYSENGRTKQQMPHYFQFFEDYKSHEDRFNIQHAAHNLEKPTLIVQGTNDEAVKDKEAYLLNEWIKNSKLFLIDKATHTFGAKEPWPEDQLPEDLEKATLEMINFIQTQFTS encoded by the coding sequence ATGGAACTTCATATCAACCGAAATATCATCATTAAAAATTCCGAGACACGGGATTTTTTAGCCGACGCTTATTATCGGGAAACCGAAGAAAAATTACCACTCGTTATTTTTGCACATGGGTACAAAGGCTATAAGGATTGGGGTGCTTGGGATTTGATGGCTAGGAAATTTGCAGAAGCAGGATTTTTCTTTGTTAAATTTAATTTTTCGCATAATGGAACAACCCTTGATCAACCTGAAGAATTTGCAGATTTAGAAGCTTTTGGAAATAATAATTTCACCAAAGAAATGTCAGACTATCACCAGGTGATTAGCCATTTCGAGAATGATCCCAAAATTGACAACGATAAAATTGTCATCATCGGTCACAGTCGCGGCGGTGGAATCTCGGTGATTGAAGCTTATGAAGATGCCCGCGTGAAAGCTTTGATTATTCTCGCTGGAGTAAGTCATTTCGGTTACCGTTTCCCATCTGGCGAGAGATTAGAGGAATGGGAAAATGAAGGGGTTATGTACTCCGAAAATGGACGAACGAAACAACAAATGCCCCATTATTTTCAATTCTTTGAAGATTATAAATCCCATGAAGACCGATTCAATATTCAGCACGCTGCCCATAATTTAGAAAAACCAACTTTGATTGTTCAGGGAACAAATGATGAAGCGGTGAAAGATAAAGAAGCTTATTTGCTCAATGAATGGATCAAGAATTCTAAATTATTTCTCATCGATAAGGCAACACATACTTTTGGAGCAAAGGAACCTTGGCCGGAGGATCAACTTCCTGAAGATTTAGAAAAAGCAACATTGGAGATGATTAATTTTATCCAAACTCAATTCACATCGTGA
- a CDS encoding TerC family protein: protein MMLLSVLEFPDFAQPQIWISLLTLTFLEIILGVDNIIFISIISDKLPKERQKFARNLGLAFAMIFRIALLLMINWIIGLKEPIVTLPFLDEPGTDLPLSLSWKDLILLIGGIFLIGKSTFEIHGKMQVHDEHHQPKSAGSSLMTMVIIQIILIDMVFSLDSILTAIGLVDNVVLMIIAVVISIGIMMAFAGPISAIINKYPSLQMLALSFLVVIGVMLVSEGIHQHVSKNIIYSCLAFSLLVEVLNIKLRNNQNRKALKLNPDLNEDLSIKD from the coding sequence ATGATGCTTCTGTCGGTTCTAGAATTCCCTGATTTTGCGCAACCGCAAATCTGGATCAGTTTATTAACGCTTACTTTCCTGGAAATTATTTTGGGTGTAGATAATATCATCTTCATTTCCATTATTTCTGATAAATTGCCCAAGGAAAGACAGAAATTTGCTAGAAATCTGGGATTGGCTTTCGCCATGATTTTCCGTATTGCTTTGTTGTTAATGATCAACTGGATTATCGGTTTGAAAGAACCTATTGTAACGTTGCCATTTCTCGATGAACCCGGTACAGATCTGCCACTCTCGTTAAGCTGGAAAGATTTAATCTTATTAATCGGAGGTATTTTCTTGATCGGAAAAAGCACCTTTGAAATTCACGGAAAAATGCAGGTTCACGATGAGCATCATCAACCAAAATCTGCAGGTTCATCGTTAATGACCATGGTCATCATTCAGATTATTTTAATCGATATGGTATTTTCATTAGACTCAATTCTTACCGCGATTGGTCTGGTTGATAATGTGGTGTTAATGATTATTGCAGTGGTTATTTCAATCGGAATTATGATGGCATTTGCGGGACCGATTTCGGCCATTATCAATAAATACCCAAGTTTGCAAATGCTTGCTTTGTCCTTCCTGGTTGTGATTGGAGTGATGTTGGTTTCAGAAGGAATTCATCAACATGTGAGCAAAAACATCATTTATTCTTGTCTTGCTTTCAGTTTACTGGTAGAAGTGTTGAATATTAAATTAAGAAATAATCAAAACCGAAAAGCTTTGAAACTGAATCCAGATCTAAATGAAGATTTAAGTATTAAGGACTAA
- a CDS encoding flavin reductase family protein, with amino-acid sequence MKTISPQDLNNFELQTLLQTAIAPRPIALASTIDINGNVNLSPFSFFNMFSSNPPIVIFSPARRVRDNTTKHTLENVLEVPEVVIGIVNYKIVQQISLASTEYDKEINEFVKSGLTMKEADLVQPKLIDDCPVNLECKVLEVKHLGTEGGAGNLVICEVIKIHVREEYLNDQGALDQKKLDLVARLGGSWYSRNNEDNLFEVPKPLVTKGIGFDRLPNEIKFSTVFTGNDLGMLANIEDLMEGNFSADETVHKEAQNLLHHHQILEAWEKLRV; translated from the coding sequence ATGAAAACTATTTCTCCACAAGACTTAAACAACTTCGAATTACAAACGCTTTTGCAGACTGCGATTGCACCGCGTCCTATCGCATTGGCTTCAACGATTGATATAAATGGCAATGTCAATTTAAGTCCCTTCAGTTTTTTCAATATGTTCAGTTCTAATCCGCCAATCGTCATATTTTCGCCGGCGAGAAGAGTTCGAGACAATACGACAAAGCATACTTTAGAAAATGTTTTGGAAGTTCCTGAAGTTGTGATTGGAATTGTGAATTATAAGATCGTTCAGCAAATTTCTCTGGCTTCTACAGAATATGACAAAGAAATCAACGAGTTTGTAAAATCAGGCTTGACCATGAAGGAAGCAGATTTAGTTCAACCAAAATTAATCGACGACTGTCCTGTCAATCTTGAATGCAAGGTTCTAGAAGTTAAACATTTAGGAACAGAAGGCGGCGCAGGAAATTTAGTAATTTGTGAAGTGATTAAAATTCATGTTCGCGAAGAATATCTTAATGATCAAGGAGCATTGGATCAGAAAAAATTGGATCTTGTTGCCCGATTAGGCGGCAGTTGGTATTCCAGAAATAATGAAGATAATCTATTTGAAGTTCCGAAACCATTAGTTACAAAGGGAATTGGTTTCGACAGATTACCCAATGAAATTAAGTTCAGCACCGTCTTCACCGGCAATGATTTAGGGATGCTGGCAAATATTGAAGATCTTATGGAAGGAAATTTCAGCGCAGATGAAACCGTTCATAAAGAAGCGCAAAATCTTTTACATCATCATCAAATCTTGGAGGCGTGGGAAAAATTACGGGTTTAA